Genomic window (Kosakonia sp. BYX6):
ACGTTGAGGATCGATCAGATCACCAGGATCAAGCTCTGATACATTCTCATTGCGTTACCGGGCCTACACTCCCGTAGGCCACCATCCGGCATAACATCCCTCTCCGCTGACATACCCTGTCAGCGCGATCGTTTATCTTTCCCTTAGTGAAATCAGGGAATTACATGAATCCCACCTGTAAGCGCAAAATTTCATTTTAGTTTTCCGGTTTGCTGCCGTTAACCACTATGAGCAAAAACAAGGTTTTACCTATAACAGGGCCGTGGCGCGAGGGTCAGGCCGTAACCGTTAACGTCTTCTGAGACTTCGTATTCCGGAACGAGTAAATGAAGGAAAGTCACGACAGAAAACACGACCCGCTGATTGAGCGGCTGTGCGAAATTTTCGCGGCGCTCTACCAGGGAAGAACGATTGATAAAGCGTGGCTGTGCGATAAATTCGGCATCACGGAGCGCACGGCCTACCGCGATCTCGCGAGACTCGGGCACATCCTCGATCAGGTTTCTCCGGGGCGCTATAAACTCAGCACTCACCTTCTTCCCACTTTGCACAACGGCCATTTGGCGGAGTTCGCCGATTTTACCGGCGTGGCGAACCTTTTTCCGCGCACTGACGGCCAGTCGTTGCGTAATAGCCTGCAAAACCGCGGCAATATCGCGTTTCATGCCGCCAGTAGCCGGGAAAATCGGCTGATTGAAGAGAGTCTTCGGGTGTTAAATCAGTCGATTACGGAACGTTGTGAAGTGGAATATCACTATCGCGACAAGGTGCGACGCGCGCAGCCCTATCGGCTGATTAATCAGTACGGATTGTGGTACCTGGCGGCGGTAGAGAAGGGGCAGCTCAAAGCCTTTGAAGTCGCGCGCATTGAGCGCCTTAAAAGTACTACGACGCGTTTTGAACCGCAGGCGGAGGTGGTCGCCGAACTGGAGAGTGGCGTCGGTATCCGTTTTGGTTCACGGGTGGAGACGCAACTGCGCGTTTCGGCGCACGCCGCAGAGTATGTTACTCGCCGGGCGCTGTTTCCGTCTCAGCGTATTATTGAACAGCATGACGATGGTAGCCTGACGCTCTCCACCGCCATTAGCGATCCGCATACGCTGTTTCGCTGGCTGCGTTACTGGCTGCCGGATATCGGCATCCTTTCCCCGACTACGCTGCGCGAAGAGTTCGAGCAGGATTTGCAAAAGCGCTACGACCAGGCGTAATGGAGTTAAAGGGGATGAGCGGCTATTGTGGTCTTCCATCCTCAATCCATTTTTTAACCAGCCCCATCGACAAGTGATAGCGTGCGCAATTATAGACTTCAAGAATGCGCAACTCTTCCTGTAAGAGCGTTCGGAACTGGTTTTTTTCATTCTCATCCAGTGTGATGGATGTCATGGCGGCTTCAATACTTATTCTTTCCCGAACGATATGGCAAATGACCTCATTCAACGTTTCACGGTGTCGATAGCGGAACGGATCAGGTACACCCATGGCTTCAAGTGTGACGGCGTATTTTTTAATCGAGCGACGGTATAAAAATTCGAAAAGCTCAGCGGCAAGTGAAGCATCTTGCTTCTCATAAATCCCCATCATTGCATAGGCGTATCCGGTTGGTTCCGCATCAAGAAAGGATAGAGGGGCACTGTTATACATCATCAAAGGGATATTGGCTGCCAGGCGGCTTGTCCGTTTGTTGCCATCTTCAAACGGTTGCAGGTAAGCAAGATTGACCCATAAAAAGAACGCTGATTCCACGGGATTCTTTATTTTGCGCGCTTTTTCAATGATGGTTTCAAACATATCCTGGAGTAGTACTGGTGTTTGTAAAGGCGTATAGGTTGTACCGCTGATATTGACGATTTTTGTTCTTATACTCCCAAGTCCCGTTGAATCTGACAGCAAATCACGCATGAGTATTGAATGTAAGTTACTGATTACTGCTGCGGTAAGTCCATATTGCGGAACAGCATCAACAAGAAACTCAATAGCTTGCTTATGGTTTAACAGCATGACAGCATCCAGGTCTTCTGCATCCATCCCGCTGCGGAATAATTCCTCTGTTGCCAGTAAGGAGTAAGTGTTTCCTTCCAGCCGCGAGGATGACCACGATAGATCGACCAGCAATGGTTCCAGAACCTTCCGGGCATAGGTTCCGGCCGGCTGTTGTCCAGCCATTCGCCCTTCATTCAACAAAGTTTGAGCCAGATCCTCTGGTAATAAAAACGTTTTATTAGGGATATAACTATCGACGAATTCCCGGACATAACCCGTTATTTCACGTGTGGTCAGTGGAGACTGGAGATACGTCAAAAGAGCCTGAGCATCAGAAATTTCAACTGACTCATCGGGTATCGCCACAGCGGTTACAGATGAATAGCGGGTTGCCTTGCCGATCCCTTGTCTGAGTAAAGAACCTTCCCTGACAAGCACGTCCACATGGCGTTTGATGGTTGACTTACCTACGTTGAGTGCCTGTGCTAGTTCGCTGGAACTAACGGGTTTATCCTTCATACGAACAGCATCAAGAATATTGTCTTTTACAGGCATCTCCCCCCCTTTTTTCGATCGGCTTAACGTCTCTGATATCTGGGCCGTAAATTCAAATACGGTCCATCATAACTAAAATACGTCCCAAGAAAATCAAATACGGCCCATTTTAGGAAAATACGGCCCGAAATGGGCCGTATAGGAAAGAAGGTGCTCTGTTACGAGAAGGTAATGTCTACAACTCTTGCGTCGTCGGGCGAAAGAGAATTTCGTTGATATCCACATCGTCAGGCTGGCTGATGGCGAAAAGCACCATGCTGGCGAACGAATCGGCGGAGATCGCGTTCTCCTCGTAGAGCTTTTTGACGCCCACCGCCATGTCCGGATCGGTCACGCTGTTTGGTAACTCGCTCTGCACCGCGCCGGGCGAAATGATCGTCGTGCGAATATTGTACGGCTTCACTTCCTGGCGCAGCCCTTCGCTCAGCACCCGCACTGCCGTTTTGGTGGCGGCGTATACCGCGCTGCCTGCGCGCACTTTGTGCCCGGCTACCGACGACGTGTTGATGATATGCCCGGACTTTTGCTGCTCCATATACGGCAGCGCAGCGGCGATACCGTACAGCACGCCTTTCAAGTTGACGTCGATCATGGCGTCCCAGTCGGCTATGCGGCGTTTGCCGAGCAGCGAATGCGGCATCAACCCGGCATTATTGACGATCACGTCAATGCGGCCATGCAGTTTGACCGCGCGATCGACCAGCGCCTGTACTTGTTCTGCGTCGGTAACATCGGTTTGCACTGCCGCTTCGGCGGGCAGGTTCAGCTCCTGCGCCAGTTTTTGCAGGCGATCAACACGACGTGCGCCAAGCACCACTTTCGCACCTTCTTGCACCAGACGGCGGGCCAACGCCTCGCCCAGGCCGCTGCTGGCGCCGGTGATGACCACCACTTTATTCTCTACGTTTTTCATAACCTCTCCTGATTAACCGCGATACTGCTCGTCGGTGACGTGCTCAAGCCAGGTCACCGGGCTGCCGTTAAGCGATTCGGCAATGGCGATATGCGTCATCGCGTTCGTTGCCGTCGCGCCATGCCAGTGTTTAACCCCTTCGGGGATCCAGACGATATCGCCCGGGTTCATCTCCTGAATCGGCTCGCCTTCGCACTGAATCCAGCCTTTGCCATGGGTCACGATCAGCGTCTGACCGAGCGGATGCGTGTGCCACGCGGT
Coding sequences:
- a CDS encoding helix-turn-helix transcriptional regulator yields the protein MKESHDRKHDPLIERLCEIFAALYQGRTIDKAWLCDKFGITERTAYRDLARLGHILDQVSPGRYKLSTHLLPTLHNGHLAEFADFTGVANLFPRTDGQSLRNSLQNRGNIAFHAASSRENRLIEESLRVLNQSITERCEVEYHYRDKVRRAQPYRLINQYGLWYLAAVEKGQLKAFEVARIERLKSTTTRFEPQAEVVAELESGVGIRFGSRVETQLRVSAHAAEYVTRRALFPSQRIIEQHDDGSLTLSTAISDPHTLFRWLRYWLPDIGILSPTTLREEFEQDLQKRYDQA
- a CDS encoding Fic family protein, translating into MPVKDNILDAVRMKDKPVSSSELAQALNVGKSTIKRHVDVLVREGSLLRQGIGKATRYSSVTAVAIPDESVEISDAQALLTYLQSPLTTREITGYVREFVDSYIPNKTFLLPEDLAQTLLNEGRMAGQQPAGTYARKVLEPLLVDLSWSSSRLEGNTYSLLATEELFRSGMDAEDLDAVMLLNHKQAIEFLVDAVPQYGLTAAVISNLHSILMRDLLSDSTGLGSIRTKIVNISGTTYTPLQTPVLLQDMFETIIEKARKIKNPVESAFFLWVNLAYLQPFEDGNKRTSRLAANIPLMMYNSAPLSFLDAEPTGYAYAMMGIYEKQDASLAAELFEFLYRRSIKKYAVTLEAMGVPDPFRYRHRETLNEVICHIVRERISIEAAMTSITLDENEKNQFRTLLQEELRILEVYNCARYHLSMGLVKKWIEDGRPQ
- a CDS encoding SDR family oxidoreductase codes for the protein MKNVENKVVVITGASSGLGEALARRLVQEGAKVVLGARRVDRLQKLAQELNLPAEAAVQTDVTDAEQVQALVDRAVKLHGRIDVIVNNAGLMPHSLLGKRRIADWDAMIDVNLKGVLYGIAAALPYMEQQKSGHIINTSSVAGHKVRAGSAVYAATKTAVRVLSEGLRQEVKPYNIRTTIISPGAVQSELPNSVTDPDMAVGVKKLYEENAISADSFASMVLFAISQPDDVDINEILFRPTTQEL
- a CDS encoding (R)-mandelonitrile lyase, which produces MKIIRSASVPSAQGPAEYFTGRVRIDAPFKADEPARVGGATVTFEPGARTAWHTHPLGQTLIVTHGKGWIQCEGEPIQEMNPGDIVWIPEGVKHWHGATATNAMTHIAIAESLNGSPVTWLEHVTDEQYRG